The genomic segment GAGCAGCGGGAGGCGAAGGATGGCTGAGTTCCAGGACTTCATCGACATCGCCGCGCCACCCGAGACCGTATTCGACTACCTGACCACCAACGACGGAATGACGGCGTGGATGGGGCAATACGCTGACCTCGACCCGACACCAGGTGGACAGTTTGCCGTTGACATCACTGGCCACCCCGTGCGAGGCGAATACCTGGTGGTCGAGCCCTACAGACGTGTGGTGTTCACATGGGGTTTTACAGGCAGCGACCACTTGCCTGCCGGAGCATCCACGGTCGAATTTCTCTTGACTCCCATCAACGGCGGCACCCGTGTTGAGCTGCGCCACTTCAACCTTCCAGAAACCGAAGTCGCAGGCCACAAGCACGGTTGGACTCATTTCCTACCTCGTTTGAAAACTGCGGGCGCAGGGCACGACGCCGGACCA from the Corynebacterium durum genome contains:
- a CDS encoding SRPBCC family protein; translated protein: MAEFQDFIDIAAPPETVFDYLTTNDGMTAWMGQYADLDPTPGGQFAVDITGHPVRGEYLVVEPYRRVVFTWGFTGSDHLPAGASTVEFLLTPINGGTRVELRHFNLPETEVAGHKHGWTHFLPRLKTAGAGHDAGPDHWEPLPD